One window of the Zea mays cultivar B73 chromosome 3, Zm-B73-REFERENCE-NAM-5.0, whole genome shotgun sequence genome contains the following:
- the LOC100280343 gene encoding uncharacterized protein isoform X2, translated as MQSKSCLFDAEEMQVNNEAPLGCLKPNISQYNSPEQIGGVEGFPENNEKRNDIVAAEKIWEATPNQGLSRPIYRQEFYAWPYIYSDYQIVRQPLPYGFDNQFYQINRDHGFPIENRVQYLPFKMLPQGHPHDAQLQEFQYFVVIDFEATCDKVNNPFPQEIIEFPSVLVNSATGKLEECFQTYVRPTYHQFLTDFCKELTGIQQIQVDRGVPLGEALLMHDKWLEDKGIKNTNFAIVTWSNWDCRIMLESECRFKRIRKPPYFNRSSFCAREMLQWINLRVPFQEVYGDVRCNLKEAVQLAGLTWEGRAHCGLDDARNTARLLALLMHRGFKFSITNSLVWQPAAAPQSTAATCHFSPDRSPDPVVVQLQHQQQQHKPKEALGSPASLVNPSYATPAGGKDRAMYCYCGVLSRWSVVRKPGPMQGRYFFGCGNWTATRRAICPYFAWAS; from the exons TTTATTTGATGCAGAGGAAATGCAAGTTAATAATGAGGCACCACTAGGGTGCCTCAAGCCAAATATTTCTCAGTATAACTCTCCAGAGCAGATAGGTGGTGTTGAAGGGTTTCCTGAGAATAATGAAAAAAGGAATGATATTGTTGCTGCGGAAAAAATCTGGGAGGCGACTCCAAACCAAGGCCTTAGCAGGCCCATCTACCGACAAGAATTTTATGCCTGGCCATATATTTATTCAGATTATCAAATCGTGCGTCAGCCACTACCTTATGGTTTTGACAACCAATTTTATCAGATAAATAGGGACCACGGTTTCCCTATTGAGAACAGGGTTCAATATCTTCCATTCAAGATGCTCCCTCAAGGTCACCCCCATGATGCACAGCTTCAGGAATTTCAGTATTTTGTGGTTATTGACTTTGAAGCAACCTGTGACAAGGTGAACAATCCATTTCCACAAGAAATCATCGAGTTTCCATCTGTCTTGGTTAACAGTGCAACTGGAAAACTCGAAGAATGCTTCCAAACATATGTTCGGCCGACGTATCATCAATTTTTGACTGATTTTTGCAAGGAGCTTACTGGCATACAACAGATTCAG GTGGACAGAGGTGTGCCTCTAGGTGAAGCCTTACTCATGCACGATAAATGGCTAGAGGACAAGGGCATCAAGAACACAAACTTTGCTATTGTGACCTGGTCTAACTGGGACTGCCGTATAATGCTGGAGTCGGAATGCAGATTTAAGAGAATCAGGAAGCCCCCTTATTTTAACAG GAGCAGCTTTTGTGCCAGGGAGATGCTACA GTGGATCAACTTGAGGGTACCGTTCCAGGAAGTGTACGGGGACGTCCGCTGCAACCTGAAGGAGGCAGTCCAGCTGGCCGGGCTCACATGGGAGGGGCGCGCTCACTGCGGGCTCGACGACGCCCGCAACACCGCTCGCCTCCTGGCACTTCTGATGCACCGGGGCTTCAAGTTCTCCATCACCAACTCACTGGTGTGGCAACCTGCCGCCGCTCCGCAGTCAACCGCCGCCACCTGCCACTTCTCCCCGGACCGCTCTCCGGACCCAGTCGTCGTCCAGCtccagcaccagcagcagcagcacaagCCGAAGGAGGCGCTGGGGTCTCCCGCGTCGCTGGTGAACCCATCGTACGCCACCCCCGCGGGAGGGAAGGACAGAGCCATGTACTGCTACTGCGGGGTGCTGAGCCGGTGGAGCGTCGTGCGCAAGCCGGGACCCATGCAGGGGCGCTACTTCTTCGGGTGCGGGAACTGGACCGCCACCCGGCGCGCCATCTGCCCGTACTTCGCATGGGCCTCGTGA
- the LOC100280343 gene encoding uncharacterized protein LOC100280343, with translation MIDRERAEEMQVNNEAPLGCLKPNISQYNSPEQIGGVEGFPENNEKRNDIVAAEKIWEATPNQGLSRPIYRQEFYAWPYIYSDYQIVRQPLPYGFDNQFYQINRDHGFPIENRVQYLPFKMLPQGHPHDAQLQEFQYFVVIDFEATCDKVNNPFPQEIIEFPSVLVNSATGKLEECFQTYVRPTYHQFLTDFCKELTGIQQIQVDRGVPLGEALLMHDKWLEDKGIKNTNFAIVTWSNWDCRIMLESECRFKRIRKPPYFNRWINLRVPFQEVYGDVRCNLKEAVQLAGLTWEGRAHCGLDDARNTARLLALLMHRGFKFSITNSLVWQPAAAPQSTAATCHFSPDRSPDPVVVQLQHQQQQHKPKEALGSPASLVNPSYATPAGGKDRAMYCYCGVLSRWSVVRKPGPMQGRYFFGCGNWTATRRAICPYFAWAS, from the exons AGGAAATGCAAGTTAATAATGAGGCACCACTAGGGTGCCTCAAGCCAAATATTTCTCAGTATAACTCTCCAGAGCAGATAGGTGGTGTTGAAGGGTTTCCTGAGAATAATGAAAAAAGGAATGATATTGTTGCTGCGGAAAAAATCTGGGAGGCGACTCCAAACCAAGGCCTTAGCAGGCCCATCTACCGACAAGAATTTTATGCCTGGCCATATATTTATTCAGATTATCAAATCGTGCGTCAGCCACTACCTTATGGTTTTGACAACCAATTTTATCAGATAAATAGGGACCACGGTTTCCCTATTGAGAACAGGGTTCAATATCTTCCATTCAAGATGCTCCCTCAAGGTCACCCCCATGATGCACAGCTTCAGGAATTTCAGTATTTTGTGGTTATTGACTTTGAAGCAACCTGTGACAAGGTGAACAATCCATTTCCACAAGAAATCATCGAGTTTCCATCTGTCTTGGTTAACAGTGCAACTGGAAAACTCGAAGAATGCTTCCAAACATATGTTCGGCCGACGTATCATCAATTTTTGACTGATTTTTGCAAGGAGCTTACTGGCATACAACAGATTCAG GTGGACAGAGGTGTGCCTCTAGGTGAAGCCTTACTCATGCACGATAAATGGCTAGAGGACAAGGGCATCAAGAACACAAACTTTGCTATTGTGACCTGGTCTAACTGGGACTGCCGTATAATGCTGGAGTCGGAATGCAGATTTAAGAGAATCAGGAAGCCCCCTTATTTTAACAG GTGGATCAACTTGAGGGTACCGTTCCAGGAAGTGTACGGGGACGTCCGCTGCAACCTGAAGGAGGCAGTCCAGCTGGCCGGGCTCACATGGGAGGGGCGCGCTCACTGCGGGCTCGACGACGCCCGCAACACCGCTCGCCTCCTGGCACTTCTGATGCACCGGGGCTTCAAGTTCTCCATCACCAACTCACTGGTGTGGCAACCTGCCGCCGCTCCGCAGTCAACCGCCGCCACCTGCCACTTCTCCCCGGACCGCTCTCCGGACCCAGTCGTCGTCCAGCtccagcaccagcagcagcagcacaagCCGAAGGAGGCGCTGGGGTCTCCCGCGTCGCTGGTGAACCCATCGTACGCCACCCCCGCGGGAGGGAAGGACAGAGCCATGTACTGCTACTGCGGGGTGCTGAGCCGGTGGAGCGTCGTGCGCAAGCCGGGACCCATGCAGGGGCGCTACTTCTTCGGGTGCGGGAACTGGACCGCCACCCGGCGCGCCATCTGCCCGTACTTCGCATGGGCCTCGTGA